A region of Rhodamnia argentea isolate NSW1041297 chromosome 9, ASM2092103v1, whole genome shotgun sequence DNA encodes the following proteins:
- the LOC115756674 gene encoding putative germin-like protein 2-1 → MAGRSFIAGLAVLLIAAAIAAEQSPLQDFCVADPSNAVLVNGLACKDPKTVQANDFFFSGLHLAGNTSNAVGSRVTPVTVGQLPGLNTLGVAVARIDYAAWGINPPHTHPRATELLTVIEGRLEVGFVTSNPDNRFISKVLSKGDAFVFPQGLIHFQRNIGKTKAIAIAAFGSQNPGVITIANAVFGSMPDIATDVLAKAFQVDKKLISQIQSKF, encoded by the exons ATGGCAGGCCGCAGTTTCATCGCTGGGCTTGCGGTTTTGTTGATCGCCGCAGCCATTGCCGCCGAACAAAGTCCCCTTCAGGATTTTTGTGTGGCCGACCCGAGTAATGCAG TTCTGGTGAATGGCTTGGCATGCAAGGACCCTAAGACGGTTCAAGCCAACGACTTCTTCTTTAGCGGGCTTCACTTGGCGGGCAACACGTCCAACGCGGTCGGGTCGAGAGTGACTCCGGTGACCGTGGGTCAGTTGCCGGGGCTCAACACCCTCGGCGTCGCGGTCGCCCGCATCGACTATGCTGCCTGGGGCATCAATCCGCCCCACACCCACCCTCGCGCCACCGAGCTCCTGACGGTCATCGAGGGGAGACTTGAGGTCGGGTTCGTCACCTCCAACCCGGATAACCGCTTCATCTCGAAGGTCCTCTCCAAAGGCGACGCGTTCGTCTTCCCCCAGGGGCTCATCCACTTCCAGAGGAACATTGGGAAGACGAAGGCCATCGCCATCGCTGCTTTCGGCAGCCAAAACCCCGGTGTAATCACGATCGCGAACGCGGTTTTCGGGTCAATGCCCGACATTGCAACCGACGTCCTCGCCAAGGCATTCCAAGTGGATAAGAAATTGATTAGTCAAATCCAGTCAAAATTCTAG
- the LOC115756672 gene encoding uncharacterized protein LOC115756672 — protein sequence MPLPWKKSRVTRISRLVADLQSSPRRGGSLVVETGFPTSLVDLFVKNRDRLRKPSRRKGEPELEISDPVLTSPLPAHLVVNPDPLDDPPPPPSGPEPAAEGAEAAAGAWIGAVDDEIGGDCVGGSGKNRVFSAVFKVFVVVVLALSTKGLVIGVTMSAFLLLFLELVGKRVACLLRPCPDARMGFAGSIERVCAILPSVRPQKGLLVQRAISDFDPAEPTRETLGPANSSSSSAEEFRVVENKFEMVVVPVENNLSLRPGDESISRAPRWRRVYTGGEVRAVEEGEENGRAGLGADARKQNRKIKSMFIKRIVPKKLRTSKKGKNKECEPDPDASMTVASYLGDWGTGAEAEEENAEQREDADKSRSSKAEVEEPQQAQCGNKESDQLLAGETSSTPAAISLARPESETGAENARSAKKRRLVLAVVLLVVLAGLVGGRFLAFVLTFGCATTISIWASRRSFSSAKDRS from the coding sequence ATGCCCCTCCCATGGAAGAAGTCGAGGGTCACCCGCATCTCCCGCCTCGTCGCCGACCTCCAGTCCTCCCCACGCCGCGGCGGCTCCCTCGTCGTCGAGACCGGCTTCCCCACCTCCCTCGTCGACCTCTTCGTCAAGAACCGCGACCGCCTCAGGAAGCCCTCCAGGAGGAAGGGAGAGCCCGAGCTCGAGATCTCCGACCCCGTCCTCACCTCCCCCTTGCCCGCCCACCTCGTCGTCAATCCCGACCCCCTCGACgatccgccgccgccgccctcggGTCCCGAGCCGGCGGCGGAGGGCGCCGAGGCTGCTGCGGGGGCGTGGATTGGGGCGGTTGATGACGAGATCGGCGGGGATTGTGTCGGTGGGTCGGGTAAGAATAGAGTTTTCTCGGCGGTCTTCAAGGTGTTTGTTGTGGTGGTTCTGGCTCTGAGCACCAAAGGGCTTGTGATCGGTGTCACGATGAGCGCTTTCTTGCTTTTGTTTCTTGAGCTCGTGGGCAAGCGCGTCGCATGTTTATTGAGACCCTGTCCCGATGCGAGGATGGGTTTCGCAGGCTCGATCGAAAGGGTTTGTGCTATTTTGCCATCTGTTCGGCCCCAAAAGGGTTTGTTGGTTCAACGGGCGATTAGCGATTTTGATCCTGCAGAGCCGACTCGAGAGACTCTCGGACCGGCCAATTCGAGCTCAAGCTCGGCGGAGGAATTTCGGGTGGTAGAGAATAAGTTTGAGATGGTAGTGGTGCCTGTTGAGAACAATTTGAGTTTGCGGCCGGGCGACGAATCGATTAGCCGCGCCCCTAGATGGAGGCGTGTGTATACAGGGGGAGAGGTGAGGGCTGTGGAGGAGGGTGAGGAGAATGGGCGTGCGGGTTTGGGAGCCGATGCTCGCAAGCAGAACCGGAAAATCAAATCGATGTTCATCAAGAGGATTGTGCCGAAGAAGCTGAGGACGtcgaagaaagggaaaaacaaagagtGCGAGCCCGACCCGGATGCGTCGATGACGGTAGCTAGTTACTTGGGCGACTGGGGTACCGGGGCAGAGGCAGAGGAAGAGAATGCCGAGCAGAGAGAAGATGCAGATAAATCACGCTCGTCGAAGGCCGAAGTTGAAGAACCTCAACAAGCACAATGTGGCAACAAAGAAAGCGACCAGTTGTTGGCAGGTGAAACCAGTTCCACTCCCGCTGCGATTTCGCTGGCTCGCCCTGAATCAGAAACCGGTGCTGAAAACGCGAGGAGCGCAAAGAAGCGGAGATTGGTATTAGCCGTTGTTCTGCTGGTTGTCCTTGCCGGACTTGTCGGCGGACGGTTTCTGGCCTTTGTGCTTACATTTGGATGTGCTACCACGATATCCATTTGGGCGAGCAGACGAAGCTTTTCTTCAGCAAAGGATCGGTCTTGA